From one Plasmodium yoelii strain 17X genome assembly, chromosome: 12 genomic stretch:
- a CDS encoding 50S ribosomal protein L12, apicoplast, putative, which produces MKMKKKKNICFRQINYIASSKLCRFIYIIYIFLYFAKYSVCFKFSKEHNKFNYNNFLYYDNRLNNNYNGRKNALNYKSNSYNFKKDAFLYNNKFKLKSERVDKIIESLKELTLLEASELVKKIEITFSVDLKQNIGDNKDGQGNKQNESDKDGNSENEEEDENKVYDLILESVEPNKKIPIIKIVKEIKKELNLKQAKDLVDNLPHTLFEKINKETAESWKKKLTEAGGIVKLK; this is translated from the coding sequence atgaaaatgaaaaaaaaaaaaaatatatgttttagaCAAATAAACTATATAGCTAGTTCAAAATTATGTaggtttatatatattatatatatattcttatattttGCTAAATATTCAGTATGTTTTAAGTTTTCAAAAGaacataataaatttaattataataattttttatattatgataatagattaaataataattataatggtagaaaaaatgcattaaattataaaagtaattcatataattttaaaaaggatgcatttttatataataacaaatttaaattaaaaagtgaaagagttgataaaataatagaaagCTTAAAAGAGCTAACTTTATTAGAAGCTAGCGAACttgtgaaaaaaattgaaataaCTTTTTCGGTAgatttaaaacaaaatattggAGATAACAAAGATGGTCAAGGgaataaacaaaatgaatcTGATAAAGATGGAAATtcagaaaatgaagaagaagatgaaaataaagtATATGATTTAATTTTAGAAAGTGTTGaaccaaataaaaaaataccaataattaaaatagttaaagaaataaaaaaagaattaaacTTAAAACAAGCAAAAGATTTAGTTGATAATTTACCACACACACTTTTTGAAAAAATCAATAAAGAGACAGCGGAAagttggaaaaaaaaattgactGAAGCTGGAGGTATTGTTAAATTGAAATAA
- a CDS encoding mitochondrial import receptor subunit TOM22, putative has protein sequence MYKNQPNCIEYHYTYLQHIPIRDSYNLYLYVLFFKMGGVISRIVSNNEESSLALSGKPTLNFKKNEGFRIKNKLRMAKNRIQNFVKKGMKTTSWVVWVAGVSVVVLITPIAFQYEKECQLFEMQAQFFQAQQAANVPQLN, from the coding sequence atgtataaaaatCAGCCAAATTGTATCGAATACCATTACACATATCTACAACACATACCTATAAGAGattcttataatttatatttatatgttttattttttaaaatgggAGGGGTAATATCTAGAATAGTATCAAATAATGAAGAGTCAAGTTTGGCTTTATCAGGAAAAccaacattaaattttaaaaaaaatgagggtttcagaattaaaaataagttAAGAATGGCAAAAAATCGAATTCAAAATTTTGTCAAAAAAGGAATGAAAACAACATCTTGGGTTGTTTGGGTAGCAGGCGTTTCAGTTGTGGTTTTAATTACCCCAATTGCTTTTCAGTATGAAAAAGAATGTCAGCTTTTTGAAATGCAAGCTCAGTTTTTTCAAGCCCAGCAAGCAGCAAATGTGCCTCAGTTAAATTGA
- a CDS encoding ubiquitin fusion degradation protein 1, putative, translated as MDDDFARALNKFNSNRIFNKNNIIKNVNKIPEQNKKKTQLVLNKLKEDLELEYIHNSNNKICQKFLTLCLRKKSGKLNEHSDKIILPVSILKTLEKGTYSNEVSFPYTFSLKNVQNNYMTHACVLEFSSNEGIIEVSENIKENLGIFEKNGVIRILISYANLSKCDFIKFESLNENINDIKYVKNLLENKLSLNYSTLTLGDYVHINNLKFYISELEPDNAVSLINTDITVDICERKNINENQIDFFSNDNKISNNNNPYEIINNTQVNINNTINGEFKKYKFIINYNILELLKKGNISINIYLKSENINNFHIFISFPPYDDVSETVHHIHVDDCTDQIKIDKDLIQKCLRYHFIYFQNDEKNENIQLSNTNDNKNNNLLCYDTNNLNQKSYQDYSEILEYLYDQFFPHIIFIGILSNSNIPLNYNLSSNVIENTLNLTKNKDIENQNIKINTNENIINNQNYIKCDNCLKDILDYNINMHKIHCIKNFSICNICKQPFKKNELINHIHCDICNEGMHINDKNKHNSIWHVKIKCLCEKYFYKKQFIFHQKLFCPKKLIFCPFCNIFTAHFTNIYDEDYIIANFFDKLDNKQINNISPNTNAHINSNFETKSIGYYVNLLHNNFNYFLKYIKNSEHEKYCGSKSISCIICKKNMYRNLYLNHLCSVHNLTKIESFKIINENIQLQ; from the exons atgGATGATGATTTCGCACGAGCTTTAAATAAATTCAATTCAAAtcgtatatttaataaaaataatataataaaaaatgttaataaaattccagagcaaaataaaaagaaaacacAATTGGTcttaaacaaattaaaagaaGATTTGGAGTTAgaatatattcataattctaataataaaatatgtcaaAAGTTTTTAACATTGtgtttaagaaaaaaatcaGGAAAATTAAATGAGCATTcagataaaattatattg CCCGTTTCGATATTAAAGACGCTAGAAAAAGGAACATATAGTAATGAAGTTAGCTTCCCTTATACATTCAGTTTAAAGAATGTGCAGAATAATTACATGACCCATGCATGTGTTTTAGAATTTAGTTCAAATGAAGGAATAATCGAAGTTTCAGAAAacataaaagaaaatttaggaatatttgaaaaaaatggagTAATAAGAATTTTAATAAGTTATGCAAATTTATCAAAATgtgattttataaaatttgaatcattaaatgaaaatataaatgatataaaatatgtgaaaaatttattagaaaataaattaagttTAAATTATAGTACACTAACTTTAGGTGATTATgtacatattaataatttaaaattctATATTAGTGAATTAGAACCAGATAATGCAGTCTCTTTAATAAATACCGATATAACTGTTGATATATGTGAAcgtaaaaatattaatgaaaatcaaatagattttttttcaaatgaCAATAAAAttagcaataataataatccatatgaaataataaataatactcaagtaaatattaataatactattaatggtgaatttaaaaaatacaaatttataattaattataatatattagaattattaaaaaaaggtAACAtatctataaatatatatttaaaatcagaaaatataaataattttcatatttttatttcttttccACCTTATGATGATGTGTCTGAAACGGTACATCATATACATGTTGATGATTGTACTGATCAAATTAAAATAGATAAAGATCTTATTCAAAAATGTTTAAgatatcattttatttattttcaaaatgacgaaaaaaatgaaaatattcaaCTTTCTAATAccaatgataataaaaataataatctcTTATgttatgatacaaataatttgAATCAAAAATCTTATCAAGATTATTCCGAAATTTtggaatatttatatgatcaATTTTTTCcacatataatatttattggtATATTATCAAATAGTAACATTCCGttgaattataatttatcatCTAATGTAATAgaaaatactttaaatttaaccaaaaataaagatatagaaaatcaaaatataaaaattaatactaatgaaaatatcataaataatcaaaattatataaaatgtgaTAATTGCCTTAAAGATATTCTcgattataatataaatatgcataaaatacattgtataaaaaatttcTCTATTTGTAATATTTGTAAACaaccatttaaaaaaaatgaacttATAAATCATATACATTGTGATATATGCAATGAAGGAATgcatataaatgataaaaataaacataattcTATATGgcatgtaaaaataaaatgcttatgtgaaaaatatttttataaaaaacaatttatttttcaccaaaaattattttgtccaaaaaaattaattttttgtcCATTTTGCAACATATTTACTGCACAttttacaaatatttatgatGAAGATTATATTATTgctaatttttttgataaattggataataaacaaattaacaaTATTTCTCCAAATACTAATGCACACATTAATTCAAATTTTGAAACAAAATCAATTGGTTATTATGTAAACttattacataataattttaattattttttaaagtatataaaaaactcAGAACATGAAAAATATTGTGGATCAAAATCTATTTCTTGTataatttgtaaaaaaaatatgtacagaaatttatatttaaatcatttatGTTCAGTTCATAATTTAACCAAAATTGAGtcatttaaaattattaacgaAAACATTCAATTGCagtaa